A window of Mycolicibacterium fluoranthenivorans contains these coding sequences:
- a CDS encoding nitroreductase family protein translates to MTLNLSAEEVLTTTRSVRKRLDFDKPVSREVLLECLDVALQAPTGSNAQGWQWVFVEDEAKKKAIADIYRTNATPYLASPKDSFGDARDEQIDAVRSSASYLNENMEKAPVLLIPVLEGRPDGAPAGLSASFWGSLLPAVWSFMLALRARGLGSAWTTLHLLGDGEKQAAELLGIPFEKYSQAGLFPIAYTKGADFKKAKRLPAEQFAHWDTW, encoded by the coding sequence ATGACACTCAACCTGTCCGCGGAAGAAGTCCTCACCACCACGCGTTCGGTGCGCAAGCGTCTCGATTTCGACAAACCGGTGTCCCGCGAGGTGCTGCTCGAATGTCTGGACGTGGCGTTACAAGCGCCGACAGGTTCCAATGCCCAAGGCTGGCAATGGGTTTTCGTCGAGGACGAGGCCAAGAAGAAGGCCATCGCCGACATCTACCGCACCAACGCCACCCCGTACCTGGCCTCGCCCAAGGATTCCTTCGGTGACGCCCGCGATGAGCAGATCGACGCGGTGCGCTCCTCGGCGAGCTACCTGAACGAGAACATGGAGAAGGCCCCGGTGCTGTTGATCCCGGTCCTGGAGGGCCGGCCCGACGGTGCGCCCGCCGGGCTGAGCGCCTCGTTCTGGGGGTCGCTGCTGCCCGCGGTGTGGAGTTTCATGCTCGCGCTGCGCGCCCGCGGGCTGGGTTCGGCGTGGACGACACTGCACCTGCTCGGCGACGGCGAGAAGCAAGCCGCCGAACTGCTCGGTATCCCGTTCGAGAAGTACTCACAGGCCGGCCTGTTCCCGATCGCCTACACCAAGGGCGCCGATTTCAAGAAGGCCAAGCGGCTGCCGGCGGAACAGTTCGCGCACTGGGACACCTGGTAA
- a CDS encoding tRNA (cytidine(34)-2'-O)-methyltransferase, producing MFRVLFYSPRIAPNTGNAIRMVAATGCELHLVEPLGFDLSEPKLRRAGLDYHDLASVTVHADLASAWALLMPASVYAFTAHADTSFAEVSYQPGDVLMFGPEPTGLDAQTLADPHITARVRIPMLDGRRSLNLSNAAAVAAYEAWRQHGFDGAV from the coding sequence ATGTTCCGCGTGCTGTTCTACTCACCCCGGATCGCGCCGAACACCGGAAACGCGATCCGGATGGTGGCGGCGACGGGGTGCGAACTGCACCTGGTCGAGCCGCTGGGCTTCGATCTGTCCGAGCCGAAGCTGCGCCGGGCCGGGTTGGACTACCACGACCTGGCGTCGGTCACGGTGCATGCCGACCTGGCCTCGGCGTGGGCATTGCTGATGCCGGCCTCGGTGTACGCGTTCACCGCGCACGCCGACACATCCTTCGCCGAGGTGTCCTACCAGCCCGGCGATGTGTTGATGTTCGGCCCGGAGCCGACCGGCCTGGACGCCCAGACGCTCGCCGATCCGCATATCACCGCCCGGGTGCGTATCCCCATGCTGGACGGCCGGCGCTCACTGAATCTGTCGAACGCGGCCGCGGTGGCGGCGTACGAGGCATGGCGCCAGCACGGGTTCGACGGCGCGGTGTGA
- a CDS encoding TIGR03667 family PPOX class F420-dependent oxidoreductase, which yields MTIELTSDIADRLRTDDYGWLTTVAKSGQPVPKLVWFYFDGTDIVVYTTPSAAKVRHIRNHPQVSLNLDSDGHGGGIVVIGGAARIDADGVDGREDAPYWAKYEAAAAQFGLTEAMSGYSTRIKIGIDKVWTTPTEG from the coding sequence ATGACCATTGAGTTGACATCGGATATCGCAGACCGGCTGAGAACCGACGACTACGGCTGGCTCACCACCGTCGCCAAATCCGGCCAGCCGGTGCCCAAACTGGTGTGGTTCTACTTCGATGGAACCGACATCGTCGTCTACACCACGCCGAGTGCCGCCAAGGTGCGTCACATCCGCAACCACCCGCAGGTAAGCCTGAACCTCGACTCCGACGGCCACGGCGGCGGAATCGTCGTGATCGGTGGCGCCGCCCGGATCGATGCCGACGGGGTCGACGGTCGCGAGGACGCGCCGTACTGGGCCAAGTACGAGGCGGCCGCCGCACAATTCGGGCTGACCGAGGCGATGTCCGGGTACAGCACCCGCATCAAGATCGGCATCGACAAGGTGTGGACCACCCCGACCGAGGGCTGA